DNA from Oryzisolibacter sp. LB2S:
TGGCATCCTGCGCGTCAAGCCAGGCGGCGACCTTGTCGTTGCCGGGCGTGTGCGTGATGATGACGCGGTGGCCCGCGTCGTCCAGCGCGCGGGCAATGGCCGCGCCAAGGCCGCGATTGCCGCCAGTGACCAGGGCGGTTCGTCCCGAACTGCTCATATGCGCCTCCTCACTTTTTGGCCTTGCCCTGAGGCGCGGCGCCTGGCGCAGTCCAGGGCTGTGTCCATTGCTGACAAAACTGCGCGAAAGAGGCTGTGCCGTCGCTGGCGCCGAATACCTCGGAGACGGATGCCTGCCAGGTGGTCAGCGCTTCGCGCAGGCCATCGGCGAATGCCGCCTGGCTCTTGGCAGCAGCCTGGCCGACCGCCTGTGTGTCGCCCATACGGCCTTGGCACAGGCGCCAGAACACCTCGGACGGCAAGGTGGCAAGCGCCTGCCAGTCCGCTGCCTGTTGGAGGTTCTGGATGCGCGAGGTGGTCTCCATCACGCCACCGGCACTGAGCTGCTGCATGGCTTCGAGCCAGTGGTGGCCGCTTTCTTGAAGCAAGCGGGTGATCTGAAGCTGCAACTCGGCATTGGCCTTGTAGAGTTGGATGGGCAGTTCGTTGTTCATGTCAATGCTCCACGGTCATGATGTGCCCCTCCGGGGCGGGTGTAGGCCATGCCTGCGCAACGGCCCGATGAAAGTTGAGGGTGTATTCGTGGCGGCGTTTTGTCCTGTCAGCGCATGGCCACATAGGTTCCCGGTGCATCACCAAGCGGTGCTTGCGTCCCGCCCATGGCGGGCGGCGCGACGCGCCCGGCCGAGCGCTGTGCCAGCCATTGCTGCCATGCCGGCCACCAGGAGCCTTCGTTCAGCGGGGTCTCGGCACGCCACAGTTGCGGATCGATATAGCGATCGCCGGCCGCGCGGGTCGCCATCTGGAAGCTGCGCCGGGGGTGTCCCGGCTCGCTGACGACGCCAGCGTTGTGCCCGCCGCTGGTGAGAACAAAGGTCAGTTCCGCATCGCTGAGCAGGTGCATCTTGTACACGGACGGCCAGGGGGCGACGTGATCGCGCACTGTGCCGACGATGAACATGGGCAC
Protein-coding regions in this window:
- a CDS encoding phasin family protein; the encoded protein is MNNELPIQLYKANAELQLQITRLLQESGHHWLEAMQQLSAGGVMETTSRIQNLQQAADWQALATLPSEVFWRLCQGRMGDTQAVGQAAAKSQAAFADGLREALTTWQASVSEVFGASDGTASFAQFCQQWTQPWTAPGAAPQGKAKK